A part of Quatrionicoccus australiensis genomic DNA contains:
- a CDS encoding translocation/assembly module TamB domain-containing protein, producing MFSGAGLNTRLTGDIRLRASGRDLPRASGTIRTRAGRFEAYGQQLAIERGILTFQGLPDNPALDVRAVRQGLSVEPGVHITGTAQRPVIKLISDPELPDSEKLAWLVLGHGPEQMGAGDATVLLSAAGGLLGNDAGNVVQQLKKNFGFDELGVRTGQIGDNGSRQQISRVAAGTFDSTASTGAQIFSVGKRLSSNAMLSYEQALGKAESVVKLTISLSRQISVIGRAGSDNAVDLFYTLTFGRPDKAGPP from the coding sequence CTGTTCTCCGGCGCCGGCCTCAACACACGGCTGACCGGCGACATCCGCCTGCGCGCCAGCGGCCGCGACCTGCCGCGCGCCAGCGGCACCATCCGCACGCGCGCCGGGCGCTTTGAAGCCTACGGCCAGCAACTCGCCATCGAGCGCGGCATCCTGACCTTCCAGGGCCTGCCCGACAATCCGGCGCTCGACGTGCGTGCCGTCCGCCAGGGCCTGTCCGTCGAACCCGGCGTGCATATCACCGGCACGGCACAGCGCCCGGTCATCAAGCTGATCTCCGACCCCGAACTGCCCGACTCGGAAAAGCTCGCCTGGCTGGTCCTCGGCCACGGCCCGGAACAGATGGGCGCCGGCGACGCGACGGTGCTGCTCTCGGCAGCCGGCGGCCTGCTCGGCAACGACGCGGGCAATGTCGTGCAGCAATTGAAGAAGAATTTCGGTTTCGACGAACTCGGCGTGCGCACCGGCCAGATCGGCGACAACGGCAGCCGCCAGCAGATCAGCCGCGTCGCCGCCGGCACCTTCGACAGCACGGCCAGCACCGGCGCGCAGATTTTCAGCGTCGGCAAACGCCTGTCATCGAACGCCATGCTCTCCTACGAACAGGCGCTGGGCAAGGCGGAAAGCGTCGTCAAACTGACCATCAGCCTGAGCCGGCAGATCTCGGTAATCGGCCGCGCCGGCAGCGACAACGCGGTCGACCTGTTCTACACGCTGACTTTCGGGCGCCCGGACAAAGCGGGCCCGCCCTGA
- a CDS encoding translocation/assembly module TamB domain-containing protein gives MNTSLRPKLDLDVSTELGDNFLFSGAGLNTRLTGDIRLRASGRDLPRASGTIRTRAGRFEAYGQQLAIERGILTFQGLPDNPALDVRAVRQGLSVEPGVHITGTAQRPVIKLISDPELPDSEKLAWLVLGHGPEQMGAGDATVLLSAAGGLLGNDAGNVVQQLKKNFGFDELGVRTGQIGDNGSRQQISRVAAGTFDSTASTGAQIFSVGKRLSSNAMLSYEQALGKAESVVKLTISLSRQISVIGRAGSDNAVDLFYTLTFGRPDKAGPP, from the coding sequence TTGAACACCAGCCTGCGCCCGAAACTCGATCTCGACGTCAGCACCGAGCTTGGCGACAACTTCCTGTTCTCCGGCGCCGGCCTCAACACGCGGCTGACCGGCGACATCCGCCTGCGCGCTAGCGGCCGCGACCTGCCGCGCGCCAGCGGCACGATCCGCACGCGCGCCGGGCGCTTTGAAGCCTACGGCCAGCAACTCGCCATCGAACGCGGCATCCTGACCTTCCAGGGCCTGCCCGACAATCCGGCGCTCGACGTGCGCGCCGTCCGCCAGGGCCTGTCCGTCGAGCCCGGCGTGCATATCACCGGCACGGCGCAGCGCCCGGTCATCAAGCTGATCTCCGACCCCGAACTGCCGGACAGCGAAAAGCTCGCCTGGCTGGTGCTCGGCCACGGCCCGGAACAGATGGGCGCCGGCGACGCGACGGTGCTGCTCTCGGCGGCCGGCGGCCTGCTCGGCAACGACGCGGGCAATGTCGTGCAGCAATTGAAGAAGAATTTCGGTTTCGACGAACTCGGCGTGCGCACCGGCCAGATCGGCGACAACGGCAGCCGCCAGCAGATCAGCCGCGTCGCCGCCGGCACCTTCGACAGCACGGCCAGCACCGGCGCGCAGATTTTCAGCGTCGGCAAACGCCTGTCATCGAACGCCATGCTCTCCTACGAACAAGCGCTGGGCAAGGCGGAAAGCGTCGTCAAACTGACCATCAGCCTGAGCCGGCAGATCTCGGTGATCGGCCGCGCCGGCAGCGACAACGCGGTCGACCTGTTCTACACGCTGACTTTCGGGCGCCCGGACAAAGCGGGCCCGCCCTGA
- a CDS encoding Fic family protein: MKIPLAPPDIDVLLLSLKPELFRHIYAASTPTVEGAYLHWDQLRHRAPPEGMTSELWWAAVKLARTGMLQSLPLLDKAGKPFQIATPEDVLIHLHHIDKDAAGQIQSAAEVTTSENRDRYLFQSMAEEAITSSQMEGAATTRQVAEDMLREGRKPRDHSECMIFNNFHAMELIREIRNEPITPSRILELHRILTEGTLDDPAGAGRLRMTDDVHVVDNRDGTIIHQPPSHTELGARLEKLCAFANADENTKPFVHPVLRAILLHFMIGYDHPFVDGNGRTARALFYWAIARSGYWLMEFVSISHYLRKAPGKYVRSYLHTETDGNDTTYFLIHQLEVMRNAIQGLHEYLARKVSEQKSTERLLVGSGKLRNRLNHRQLALLTHALKHPGEVYKIDGHQRSHAVVYQTARSDLLGLSELGLLDKQKIGKSFLFQAPQNLRKTIAELAD, translated from the coding sequence ATGAAAATCCCTCTCGCGCCGCCTGATATTGACGTGCTTCTTCTCAGCTTGAAGCCCGAGCTGTTCCGACACATCTACGCTGCCAGCACGCCAACCGTGGAAGGGGCCTATTTGCATTGGGACCAGCTTCGGCATCGTGCTCCTCCCGAGGGAATGACGTCCGAACTGTGGTGGGCTGCGGTCAAACTGGCCCGGACCGGGATGCTTCAATCCTTGCCGCTGTTGGACAAAGCAGGCAAACCATTCCAGATTGCCACTCCCGAAGATGTCCTGATTCACTTGCATCACATCGATAAGGATGCAGCGGGACAAATACAGTCTGCGGCTGAAGTGACGACTTCGGAGAACCGGGACCGATATCTTTTCCAGTCCATGGCCGAAGAAGCGATTACTTCAAGCCAGATGGAAGGAGCCGCAACAACGCGCCAGGTGGCCGAAGACATGCTGCGCGAAGGCAGGAAACCCCGAGATCACAGCGAATGCATGATTTTCAACAATTTTCACGCCATGGAGCTGATCAGGGAAATCAGAAATGAGCCCATTACGCCAAGCCGGATTCTTGAACTGCATCGCATTCTGACCGAGGGCACTCTGGATGATCCTGCCGGTGCTGGCCGTTTACGGATGACCGACGATGTTCATGTCGTGGACAATCGCGACGGCACCATCATTCACCAGCCGCCCAGCCATACGGAGCTTGGCGCACGCCTCGAGAAGCTATGTGCTTTTGCCAATGCAGATGAAAACACCAAGCCTTTCGTACATCCGGTCCTGCGCGCGATCTTGTTGCATTTCATGATCGGCTACGATCACCCCTTTGTTGACGGTAACGGGCGAACGGCACGGGCCTTGTTCTACTGGGCAATTGCGCGTAGCGGCTATTGGTTGATGGAATTCGTTTCGATTTCGCATTACTTGCGGAAGGCGCCAGGTAAATACGTGCGCTCCTATCTCCATACGGAAACGGATGGGAACGACACGACGTATTTCCTGATTCATCAACTGGAGGTCATGCGCAATGCCATTCAAGGCTTGCATGAGTACCTGGCGCGCAAGGTCTCCGAGCAGAAATCGACCGAACGCCTTCTGGTCGGCTCGGGAAAACTGAGAAATCGGCTTAATCATCGTCAATTAGCGCTTTTGACGCATGCCCTCAAACATCCGGGGGAGGTTTATAAAATTGACGGACATCAACGCAGCCATGCCGTTGTGTACCAAACGGCACGTTCTGATCTATTGGGTTTGAGCGAGCTTGGGCTGCTCGACAAGCAAAAAATCGGCAAAAGTTTTTTGTTCCAGGCACCGCAAAATCTTCGGAAAACCATAGCCGAACTTGCCGATTAA
- a CDS encoding phosphoserine transaminase, translating to MDLMPANPLNRLNFSGGPGVLPESVLQQVQEAIIAVPGVGLSILGISHRSDWFAAVIAELESNILSLMGLDANYRVLFLQGGATQQFSMLPMSLLAGAERPADYLHTGYWSGKALPEARRVGPVRVAWSGEDCGFAQLPGDAELDLRPDAPYLHYVSNETVEGLQFHRVLGDDRVPRICDMSSDFLSAPGDFRRFALIYAHAQKNIGPAGVTVVVHRKDLFAAAPDNLPGFLDYRAQGAAHSILNTPPVFAIYVVLLVSRWLRDEIGGLAAMDRINRRKAELLYGALDASDGFYRGWAASGDRSLMNVAFKLPTPALENAFVSAALAAGFSGLAGHRSIGGIRASLYNGLQLSAVEQLAGFMADFKAEQR from the coding sequence ATGGATCTGATGCCCGCGAACCCGCTGAACCGCCTGAATTTCTCCGGCGGCCCCGGCGTGCTGCCGGAGAGTGTCCTGCAGCAGGTGCAGGAGGCGATCATTGCCGTGCCCGGCGTCGGCTTGTCGATACTCGGCATCAGTCATCGTTCCGACTGGTTTGCCGCTGTGATTGCCGAGCTGGAAAGCAACATCCTGAGCCTGATGGGCCTGGACGCGAATTACCGCGTGCTCTTTTTGCAGGGCGGCGCGACGCAGCAGTTTTCCATGCTGCCGATGAGCCTGCTGGCCGGCGCCGAACGGCCGGCGGATTACCTGCATACCGGCTACTGGAGCGGCAAGGCGCTGCCCGAGGCACGCCGGGTCGGGCCGGTGCGGGTCGCCTGGAGCGGCGAGGACTGCGGCTTTGCGCAACTGCCGGGCGATGCCGAACTCGATCTGCGGCCGGATGCGCCCTACCTGCATTACGTTTCCAACGAAACGGTCGAAGGCCTGCAGTTCCATCGCGTGCTCGGCGACGACCGCGTGCCGCGCATCTGCGACATGTCGTCCGACTTTCTCTCGGCGCCCGGCGATTTCAGGCGTTTCGCGCTGATCTACGCGCATGCCCAGAAAAACATCGGGCCGGCCGGCGTCACCGTGGTCGTCCATCGCAAGGATCTGTTCGCGGCAGCGCCGGACAATCTGCCGGGCTTTCTCGATTACCGCGCACAAGGCGCAGCGCATTCCATCCTCAATACGCCGCCGGTGTTTGCCATCTATGTCGTGCTGCTGGTCAGCCGCTGGCTGCGCGACGAAATCGGCGGTCTGGCGGCGATGGACAGGATCAATCGCCGCAAGGCGGAACTGCTCTACGGTGCACTCGACGCCAGCGACGGTTTCTACCGTGGCTGGGCGGCAAGCGGAGATCGCTCGCTGATGAATGTCGCCTTCAAGCTGCCGACCCCGGCGCTGGAAAACGCATTCGTCAGCGCCGCACTGGCCGCCGGCTTCTCCGGCCTGGCCGGGCACCGCAGCATCGGCGGCATTCGTGCCTCGCTCTACAACGGCCTGCAGTTGTCGGCCGTTGAGCAACTCGCCGGTTTCATGGCCGATTTCAAGGCTGAGCAGCGCTAG